The DNA window CCAGCTTCCATTCTGAGGGTCTGATAGAGCAAGGGGATGCGTGTCAGAGGGCTTAGCAACATATACAGAGCAGTATTCACAGACCAGTAACAGCTGTAGTAGTGGAGCAGAAACAGAGTTGCCATTTCTACCTTAGCCTTCCACAGTAACACAGAAAGTTCTATAGAATCTTGTGTAGACATCACTGTGTTTATAGAGTgcaattttttttcccctttctggcaaaaaatagaaaatatcccAAGAAATGGGGAATATAAATGGGACAATTTCCTCACTTGCAAGCAAGAGACCCCTGCTTTGCTAAATGTCAACATGCCTGCCCCCTGCATTTTCATATTATCCAAAATTACATCCCGAGCACATGGGCACTGAATTCTGATTATTACAAATcacaagtcacacacacagatCTGCATTTTCTTATGCCCACTTGAGCTGTTTTGCTGCCTTTCCTCTCAGACGTGGAGGAACTGGACATTTCCTGGAATGATTTTGTCAGCGGGACCCTCCATTTGTTCACTGAGCAAATGCATCTGGTCAGCAAGCTGAAAGTCCTCAGGCTGCGTGGCTGCGGACTCACCACTGAGGATGTTCAAACTCTGGGTAAGGTGACGCCTCCCCTAAGACGGGACTTCTCTCTGCACGACaacttgaaaaacaataaaagaacaggggctgggaaggtggctacGTTCATAAAAAGCTTGTCTTGCGAACATGCGAACCCAAGTTTGAACTTCAGAACCCACGGAAGCTGAAATGTAGCGGCATAGGCTTAGAATCACAGTgccatggagacagagacaggcggatccctgACGCCTGCTAGCCAGCCAGCTCAGCAAGCTCCAGCGAGAGactgcttttcaaaaacaaaacaaacaaacaaaaaaacccgagGAAGACAGAGGCACTTGAAGCACAACACCAAAGGTCATTCTATGGCCTCCCATGTATGtgcgcatgcacgcacatgcgcacacaaGAGCACGCGCGCATTTAAACACACAGATCGAAAacttagaaacagaaacagaaaacatggcTTCCCTTGAAGTATCTTGTCGTCCTGACCCCTCAGGGGCAAACATTCGGTGTTGTCTCTGCATGTGTGGATGGTCAAGAGCATGGCTGGGGACTTCCGTGCCTTGCACCCCAGATTGTGGATAAGGACGGAACAAAACTGACCAGACTCCCGACTGCATGGCTTTTATGGAGCTATTGTAATGCTAGCTCACTCTGGGTCTCACAATCTCACCTGTAAAACGGAAGAATCGGAGTAGATAGCAGTTAATCTGTTTTTAAATTCCAAAATAATACCTCCTTTATTTTTCTAACCCACCTTAAAAAATTGAtcaaaatgagttttttttttttttttttaaactaaaacttGATTTAGCTGGAACTAGAGCCTCAATTAAGTTAAatatacactgaaaaaaaaagataacatttgTGAAAAGTCATACTACTTACACATATGCTTTACTAAAATGTTTGctgctttgtttacttttttctattttgatgAATTATTTTGGTCATTCCCTTATCTTCAGAGATTTGTGTTAACAAAATGAGTGCCAAATGTCTCCTCTTGTTAGTCCCTTGGGAGGGTTTCAAGACTCCCACACCTCTGGTTGGTTCCTGTCCCACCTCAGAGGTTTTCTCTATGAAATGGTTTCAGGCAAGAAGGAGCAAAgtttccccctctcccctctgagccccctggctgtggctgtggctgctgcCTGGCCACctagctctgcttcttctctaggggaagctctgcttcttctctccctAACGTTCAGTGCACGTTACAGTCTTGGTGTCCAAGTGTGTTGGGTTTCCGGCTTGCCTCTCTTCTAACTGTGCCCAGTCTGATGCCAGGGAGAGTGGGTGGAGGGAGCAGACGAGTCGCGCGCAATAGATCCTGACTTCCAGAGAACAGCCCGGCAAAGACGCTGCCTCTGGGTCAATTGTTTACAGCCATGGTTCACTCAGGGCCATGGCTTCCTGAGCTCTGGGAGGACTAGAATGCTGTGCTTGCACATGGAGGCGTTCACTCTGTTGTTAGGGGCAGGACCTGGGtccctttcttctccttgctCCTCATCAGCAAACGCAGTACCCGCCTCAGCTTCCATATCCCCTAATTACTGGCGGTCCTGGAGGTGAATGAAGTCTCTGCCTTTCTGAGCCAGCGCCCACTGAATTATGGGATATTTGGTACTTAGGAGCCGCTCTTGAAATGATACCTGCACTTGAAGAATTGAGTTTATCCTGGAACAGCAACGTGGGAGGAAAGTTGCCTCAGGTTCTCCATACATTCCGAAAAGGGAGCAAGATTCGAACACTTGAGCTTGCGGACTGTGCCCTCACGTCACAGGATGCGGAATTTGTGGGTAAGTGGAATTTACAGAGTTCTTCccagaaaaatatagaaaagatgCCTGTGATTAGCAGCTGTGACTGCCTGCAGGTGCTCTTTGTCCCCAGGGCACAGCAGACCTCAGgctaacctctggcttccacgtggACACTTCCTGTTTGGATTTATTCCCTTTCAGGTCACTTGCTACCTAAGCTGCAGAGACTCGAAGTATTTGATCTTTCCATTAACAGAAACATTGGCAGTAGTCTAGACATCATAGCACAAGGATTAAAAAGTACCTCAGGCCTGAAGGTATTGAAGTTGCATTCCTGTGGATTATCCCCAAAGAGTGTCAGAATATTGGGTGAGTTGACGATTGTTAAATTTAAGATTATGCATGTAAAgtataaaatgtattatatgtCAGGGTCGGTGAATCAACTCACTGGGTAAAAACGCTCAGGCCGGCTGCCCGAGTTTGAATCCCAGGAccatggaagaaagagagaaccaactccataaggttgttctctgatctccatatatACACCTTGGcactcacacccacacccccactcacacccacacacactcaaacacaatagagataaatgaaaaaattttaaatgtatcatattgtatatatgttattTAAAATCTATTAGAACATATGACCTTaaatattcattcttttatttatttgttctttgtttatttgcttccgttctgggaactgaaccagggcctTAGTGCATGCTagccttatttatttttgaaatcgTTCACAGTAAACTTACACTTTAttattacaaaaaagaaaaacacaaaacaaaatagaaggaCCCTCTTATGTCAGGCTTGGTAGTGTGGACCTGAGATTCTAAAGGCTGAGGAAGTTAGGTTACAAGGTCAAGTCCAGCCCTGGCAACTTAATGAAAGCATCTCaaatcaaaagtaaaaagaggTGAGGAGGCTGGGCTGTCTGAGCGGGTGGAAGGCTCAAGGGTGAATACCACAGAGCAGACAAGCTTTTAAACTGACTAGCTCTGAAAGGCCAGCAAATCTAAGGTACGAGCTGGACACTGGGTAGGTTTATTATCGCTGTTAAAGACATCAGCTTTATTGTGTTCAGTGCCCGGAAGGTACTGATActgataaaataataatgatgtctCTAGTGGTATCCATGGGAACTCTTGCCCTCTGTGCAGAGTGGCCTCGTTATAGGGAATGTGACTTTCAGAGCCCTCGGTGACCGTGTAACTCGCAGCCTGAGGAAATCTAAGGTCAGCACTCAAGTGTAGGTGGTGGTATAGGCCAGTGTCCTCAGAGATTCAGACGGGAGCTAGTGGCAGCCAATTGGATCTTAGAGAGAGGCCTTGTGAAGTCTCTGCTGGGTCTGCTGAGGCCCAGTTGGCAGGGACTCTgcagttccccccccccccctttggctctgctcctctccctccccactcgcCTGCCCACTGCCCCACAGTACGGATTTCAGGAGGGGTCGGAACCTGCTTTGCAGATGGTGCCTTTGCATCCTTGGATGTGCTGAGGACACTGGATCTCTCCGGCAACAAGGAGCTGGGCGGAGGCTTTGAAGAAGTACCTGCTCAGCTGGCCTTGCTGGAGCATCTGGAAGTCCTAGATCTTCACCAGTGCTCACTCACAGCCCATGATGTGGAGTCACTGAGTAAGTGCACCCCGTGGAGCAGAACCTGTGGAAACGCCTGGGAAGTTAGAGAGTTGGGGTGGATGCTTGAATTCACTGACCAAGTCATCAGAGTTTTGTGTGCGCTGACCACCCAGTAAATGTTAAAGAATCCAAGATTTGGTACTTGAAGGGGAAAAATTTGAATGTCTCTTGCCTTTTAGAAACAAGTGTCTTAGTGTCACAACCTTGATTATGTACAGGTCTGTAGAGAGAACACCAAAATGTGGCTTTTAAATGACAGTGTCGAGACACTAGAGAAAAGGCAGCTACTGAAAAGCAGCCATTGGTGGTGCATAATGGGTGGGCATCACAACTTCAAAGAGCAGGAGTTACTTTCCTACCGTCAATGTAGTTCTGTGGTTGTTACCTGTAATACTGAAATGCGCTTTCCCATAGCGGGAAGACCAGAAATTATTCCTCCCCACCCACATGCGGCCATACTGAACCTTCAAGATACTGAGCATGCCTTTGCAAGAGCCCAAATGTCTTCCtgccccttctctctgcctttgttCCACAATCCTCATCTCACTGAACTCCACTCAGGCCTCACCGTCCTCAGACACACCTGGCATCCTGTGGCTTTGAGCCTTTGCTCTTCCTTTGTTCAGATAGAGGGCAACTTCCAAGGTAGGAGTGGGTCTGATCCTGAATCTCTCCATTGCTCAAGTGTAGGTACCCGCAATTTCCTGTCTCCCACTAAGGACATGCTTAATATGCAAATAGATGACAAATAataatatagattttaaaatacactttggGGAAGGAAAATAGTGAAAATAAAATTCCAGGTCTAATAACCACCTTTGGCGTCTGCTGAATTATTCCTCAGACTCTTGTCCCTCAATCTGGAAAAGTGTGAAAAGTTCAAAGTGTTCATGAAGGCTTTAAGTGGAAAAGTCCTTTTCACTCTCCACAGAGCACTGTGCAATAGCTTCATCCCTTCTATCACAGGCTGAGGGGACACTACTGAGTTACCTGGCTACCAGATCCCTGTGGCACAACTCACAACACTGAATGTCACACCTTACATTGTTGTTCTCAGGGGGTGAGAATGTGCTGGAGGAGCTTCTCTGTCAGCTGCTGGCACAGCACGGGAATAAGTCCCCTTGTCTAGGACATGGGAGAGTATCCCGGGTAGCTGATGATCATGTAAGAAGCATACCAAATGGCATTGTTCTTCTGctgcttgattaaaaaaaaaaaaaggaagttagtTGCTGCTGTGATCTGCATGGCTTTGGACTTGATCTGACTAGGGTGTTGGGGAATGAAGAAtggcagacagaaacacagaaaggcTGACATCAGGTGGGCCGTGTGCTTTGATGAAGACACACTGACAGCCTGGAAACTCAGTACATTTATTATATACCACTGAATGAGGAAGGGGTTTTATTGCATACAGCTGAGTATGGAGGgagcttattatatacagctgaataaAGAGGTGGTCTTATTATAGACATTTGAGTAAGGAGAATGTTTATTACATACATTTGAGGAGACTGTTTATtatatacatctgacagaggagaaTGTTTATTACATACATCTGAGAGAGGAGGATGTTTATTATATACATCCGAGAGAGGAGGCTGTTTATTACATACATCTGAGAAAAGAGGATGTTTATTATATACATCCGAGAGAGGAGGCTGTTTATTACATACATCTGAGAAAAGAGGATGTTTATTATATACATCTGAGAGAGGAGGCTGTTTATTACACACATCTGAGGAGggtgtttattatatatatatatctgagagAGGAGGGTGTTTATTACATGCATCCGAGAGAGGAGGCTGTTTATTACATACATCCGAGAGAGGAGGCTGTTTATTACATACATCCGAGAGAGGAGGCTGTTTATtacacacatctgacagaggagaaTGTTTATTACATACATccgagagaggagggattaacTAATCTAGGGAGTCTCTGtagggagcagtctcaggctacAGTCATCACAAGGAGGAAACTATGTTTGATACTTTCTGCAAACACTGTCAACATCCATACTTGGACCAGGGGAAGGCCTTGCCATTCCTGTGGGATTGAGGCATTGGAGTCCCCAACATGGCTGCTCTTGTGTCAACTATACATATTCACTCAGGATTTCATGGGTTCCCCACAACATGCATCCCATTTTCTACCTTGTGATGCTAAATAATTGAACAAATAACTTCAAAGAATTACTGCTTATTTAGCTAGTAACTGCTGATTAATCTTCCAGTTGTGAGGCTCTGTACCATGGCCCATGGAAATTCAGACAGAGCGTCAGTCTTCTAGGGCaggaataaaacaaaacctatcCGCAGTATGTGGTGAAATGTGAATTGCTGTGGAGGGTACCAGGGAACGTTTATCCCAATGGGACCACGAGtcctactttctcttccttttctttcttttcccatacCCCCTCTCTCATACACATTTTTGTGTCTTGATGTTTCAGATACTGGCCCCCACTCTGGGGATGAGGTagtctcccccacacacacagtgctcaCCTTCAGTGAGGGAAGAAAACAAATATGTAAGCAAGAAAAGAGTGTGcagtcatgggtgctgggagaaaGATAagtaacagttatttttttctgttgctgtgagaaaacaccacgacaaagacaacttatagaaggaggAGTTTACTTGGACTTGTGATTTCATGGGTCTAAGAGTGAGTCCGCGGTAGTGGAGGAGGGACATGGCAGCAAGTGGCAGGTGTGGCTGGAGGAGCAGAAAGCTCCTCGGGAAcctcaaacacaaagcagagagggaAAACTCGAAGTGGTGTAGAGTCTTTAaaccctcaaagcctacctctaTTGGCATATTTTCTGTAAGGCTATgtctcctaaacctccccaaacagcactgcCAACTGGGAAACAGATGTTCAAACATctaagcctgtgggggacatcctcattcaaaccactacagataCGACAGTGACTGAGAGGTGTCTGGGTGGCCCTGGAAGGCTCCACGAGATAAGCCAGCTCCCCAGGTTTTCTAGGATAATGTTTCCTATGTTGGTAAGTGCCCCAGAGAGGCCTCGAAGCAGGCAAGTAGCAGGAAGATAGTAGACTCTGGCTACGTGTGGCTCCTACTTACCAGGCCAGGGTTACCTGATATGGCTGGTGAGAGATGAACCTTTGACCAGGTACAGGTTGGAGGGGTCACAGCAGGACTGAGGCTGTGACAAGTTTATTCTAAGCAATCAttttttatacctttatcagaaacagaatataatggcaATTGCCAGGATCACCACAGTGGTAGTTGCCAGGATCCAATGACGTTTGCAAGCCATACAGGGTCCACAAGATTTGTGTCTAAAACCAATTGTCCTGTCACTTATCTTCACTGACTTCTAGGGAACATATAGAATCACAAGGTGGCCTGAATGTTTCTCTGCCTGAGGGAGTACCTTGGTTTCTCGGGAACTGAAAGGCTCACAGTGCCCCAGAAGCCATGGACTATAATCTGAAAAACTTATGACgcatgcctctcaaggcagcAGGACCACGCCAACTCCATGATTCCCTGCAGCTCCTTTTGGCTCAGCAGGCTCCGTAGGCCCCCTCTCTAATGCTGTCACCGGCAGGCACATGCTCTGATGACTTGTCTTTACTGGCACTTAACATTCTGAGAAGAGAATGACCATGTCAGACATTAATGTGTGCCAGCACTAAAGGAAACTATTAGGAGCAAgcctaatattttatttctctaattcTCTTGTGATGCAGGTGTTTTATGATTAATGAAACtaagctccagagaagctggctGGTGCTGATCTCATACAGGGTTAGCTACCGTTATTGTTTTTGTGGTGGTAGGGTTTGGGCCTACTCACACTAGCAACTACTCTACCACTGGGCTCTACACCCAATCTTCTTTTatgccttttattttgagacaaggtttcactaagCTAATCAGATAGGCTTTGAACAACAATCCCCCCTTTCCTTAGAATTCCAAGATTACAGGTTtgagccaccaggcccagctagtTGCACAGTTCTAGGATTAGAACTCAGTCTCCTAAACCTTTGCTTTTACATTCTAGTCCACAGAGAGGCTCGGGAATAGAGAAGCCAGAAGAGCAACCTGGAGAGAGGCTGATTTGCTTGTGGTACAGTCTGTGTGGGGGTCTCAGGGAAGGCAGTGCCATACAGATGAGTTCAGTAGAAGCCACGCTAGGAAGACTGTGGGAGCCAGACGTTCCTACGACTCTGTGAAACAGTGCCTCATACGTGTCATGGTTGATATTTCCACAGCTCAGATAATCCCTTTACTCTCAAACCTTCAAGAGCTGGATTTATCATCCAACAGAAAGGTGGGCGGCTCTTCCGAAAACCTACTCAGCAGGCTCCGATTTTTACCGGCACTGAAGTCATTACTGATCAACGGTTGTGCTTTGGAAAGTGAGACTTTCACAGCCCTTGGTAAGAGAGCTTCCTAGCTCCCAGCATGCACCAGGCAATGACCTGAGGgagaccccccccacacacacacaccatgaatttCATTCTAAGAAAAAGACTAGTCACTAAAGACTAATtgggtgtttgtttatttgttgttgttgttgttttttcaggaAATATATTCTCTTAAAAGTGATCTTAAAAGTTGTATAAATGACAatggcatttattttatttttattattttttgagacaggatctcataaagcccaggctggccttgaacttgctatttaGCTGACAGTGACTtcgaacttctggtcctcctgcctctgcctcccagacctGGGAGTACAGTCATGCACTAGTATGCTCAGTTTGTGTGGCACTGAGGgtagaacccaggactttgtgtgtgttaggcaagcactctaccaaccaagctacAGCCTAAGCTCCGAGTAGCATTTACTTTACATTATATGAAGCCAGCTCTGGAAGTCTGTGTCCAGTAACTTGTAATTTTGCTGAGAGGGAACATGAATTGAGGATGCTGTGAGTctgatggaaaaaaaatattgtttgtaacacaaattgctaaatggtcttttaataaaaatcctggagccagatattggggtaaatgctgaaagatcagagagacaaaggaacaagccacggctacttctcacctcgccaactccacaaatcctctggcacaatgtctctga is part of the Peromyscus eremicus chromosome 6, PerEre_H2_v1, whole genome shotgun sequence genome and encodes:
- the Lrrc31 gene encoding leucine-rich repeat-containing protein 31, with protein sequence MPLGLEMEQKSSMKESDWFLKKLCRKAADRCLDFNTCGLTAAATKEVAVLLPFLSDVEELDISWNDFVSGTLHLFTEQMHLVSKLKVLRLRGCGLTTEDVQTLGAALEMIPALEELSLSWNSNVGGKLPQVLHTFRKGSKIRTLELADCALTSQDAEFVGHLLPKLQRLEVFDLSINRNIGSSLDIIAQGLKSTSGLKVLKLHSCGLSPKSVRILDGAFASLDVLRTLDLSGNKELGGGFEEVPAQLALLEHLEVLDLHQCSLTAHDVESLTQIIPLLSNLQELDLSSNRKVGGSSENLLSRLRFLPALKSLLINGCALESETFTALAEASVHLPALETLNLSWNKCVGGNLELLLQTLKLSRSLRVLRLSSCALVTEDLVLLASAMRTGHLAELQKLDLSYNNSVCDTGWAIFCQNLCFLKNLTELDISLGPSSSRGCGQWFRHLLCAVTKLPVVTEIGMRRWAVPASQEEELECFFTHDHRRGIHFDHGGFQWAAP